Sequence from the Streptomyces peucetius genome:
GAAGTCGCCGTCCCGGACGGCATCGATGGCGTGCAGCCCGAAACGGGTGGCCAGCCAGCGGTCGAAGGCGCTCGGGGTGCCGCCGCGCTGAACGTGGCCGAGGACGGTGGTGCGGGCCTCCTTGCCCGTACGGCTCTCGATCTGCTTGGCCAGCCACTCGCCCACGCCGGAGAGCCGGACATGGCCGAACGAGTCCAGCGTGCCGTCCTTGAGGACCGCCTCGCCGTCCTTGGGCACGGCACCCTCCGCGACGACCACGATCGGGGCGTAGCTCGCCTTGAACCGGGAGGTGACCCAGGCACAGACCTGGTCGACGTCGAAGCGCTGCTCGGGGATGAGGATGACGTTGGCACCGCCCGCGAGGCCCGAATGAAGGGCGATCCAGCCCGCGTGACGCCCCATCACCTCGACGACGAGGACGCGCATATGGGACTCGGCGGTGGTGTGCAGGCGGTCGATCGCCTCGGTGGCGATGCCGACGGCGGTGTCGAAGCCGAAGGTGTAGTCGGTGGCGGACAGGTCGTTGTCGATGGTCTTGGGCACGCCGACGCACGGGACGCCGTACTCGTCGTACAGCCGTGCCGCGACACCGAGGGTGTCCTCGCCGCCGATCGCGACGAGCGCGTCCACCTCCTGCTTGGCGATGTTCTCCTTGATCCGGCGGATGCCGTCCGCTTCCTTCAGCGGGTTGGTGCGGGAGGAGCCGAGGATCGTGCCGCCGCGGGGCAGGATGCCGCGGACGGTCGGGATGTCGAGCGGGACGGTGTCGCCTTCGAGCGGTCCGCGCCAGCCGTCGCGGTAGCCGGTGAACTCGTAGCCGTACTCCTGCACACCCTTGCGGACGAGGCCGCGGATGACCGCGTTGAGGCCGGGGCAGTCGCCGCCCCCGGTCAGTACTCCGACGCGCATGGAAAACTTCCCTTCGCCTGGTGAGCCCTATGACCGTCACGCTAATGGTGACGCAGGTCACTCAGGGATGGGCCGAACGGTCAATTCCTGTGGAATGAAGCGGCGTTGACCGAACACCATTCACTCGTACGGGTACCAGTGCCGGGCGTTCACAAGCACCGTCAGGCGTCGTCCAGACCGCGCTCGATCGCGTACCGCACCAGCTCGACGCGGTTGTGCAGCTGCAGCTTGCCCAGGGTGTTCTGCACATGGTTCTGCACGGTGCGGTGCGAGATGACCAGCCGCTCCGCGATCTGCTTGTACGACAGACCCTTGGCCACCAGGCGCAGCACCTCGGTCTCGCGCTCGGTCAGCTGCGGCGCCTTCGGCTCGTCGCCGCCCGCCGCCGGTGCCGGCTCGGAGGCGAGGCGCCGGTACTCCCCCAGGACCAGACCCGCGAGGCCCGGCGTGAACACCGGGTCGCCCGCCGCCGTGCGGCGCACGGCGTCCGTCAGCTCCTCGGTGCTGGCCGACTTCAGCAGATAGCCGGTGGCGCCCGACTTGACCGCCTCCAGGACGTCGGCGTGCTCACCGCTGGCGGACAGCACCAGCACCCGCAGTCCGGGCAGGGCGGAGACGAGCTCCTTGCACACCTGCACGCC
This genomic interval carries:
- a CDS encoding response regulator, yielding MTEQQTIRVMVVDDHPMWLDAVARDLAAAGFEVVATAGDGAQAVRRARAVTPDVLVLDLNLPKMPGVQVCKELVSALPGLRVLVLSASGEHADVLEAVKSGATGYLLKSASTEELTDAVRRTAAGDPVFTPGLAGLVLGEYRRLASEPAPAAGGDEPKAPQLTERETEVLRLVAKGLSYKQIAERLVISHRTVQNHVQNTLGKLQLHNRVELVRYAIERGLDDA
- a CDS encoding 6-phosphofructokinase, with amino-acid sequence MRVGVLTGGGDCPGLNAVIRGLVRKGVQEYGYEFTGYRDGWRGPLEGDTVPLDIPTVRGILPRGGTILGSSRTNPLKEADGIRRIKENIAKQEVDALVAIGGEDTLGVAARLYDEYGVPCVGVPKTIDNDLSATDYTFGFDTAVGIATEAIDRLHTTAESHMRVLVVEVMGRHAGWIALHSGLAGGANVILIPEQRFDVDQVCAWVTSRFKASYAPIVVVAEGAVPKDGEAVLKDGTLDSFGHVRLSGVGEWLAKQIESRTGKEARTTVLGHVQRGGTPSAFDRWLATRFGLHAIDAVRDGDFGKMVALQGTDIVRVPIAEATARLKTVDPKLYEEVGVFFG